In Halalkalicoccus tibetensis, the genomic window TCGGCGCCGTACCCCTCAGTGAACTCCTCGAACAGCCCTCGTACTTCGCGCCCGGGCGGGGCGCCGAGGCCGTACTCGACGCCGGCCTCGCCCCGGGGGATCCGCCACGCGAAGAAGCGGGGGACGGTGAGGTGGACGTCGACGCGGTCGCCGTGGTCGGGCTCGTCGGTGAAGCCGAGCACGCCATGGAGCAGCTCGTCGGGCTCGTCGATGCCCAGATCGCGGCGAGTACGAGAAACGGGGCCGTCGCAGCCGGCGACCATCCGCGCGCGGAACTGCGCGCTGCCCTCGGGCGTGCTCGCCGAGACCAGGACGTGTTCGTCGTCCTCGCTGACCTCGGTGACGGTGTGGTTCTCCCGGAGGTCCGCGCCCGCATCGCGGGCGAGCTCGGCGAGGTGTTTGTCAAGCCCGACCCGATCGATCACGTTCGAGATCGGCTCGTCGGTGTAGAACGGGTACTCCTCGCTGCCGGGACCGTCGAGGTGAAAGCGCGCGCCCGTGATCTCGTTCTGGAGGAGCTCCTCGCGGGCGCTCTCATCCGTGTACTCCCAGAGGTCGGTGCTGACGTGGCCCGAACAGGCCAGTGGCTCGCCCACGGTTCCCCCCTCGAGCGCGAGCACGTCGTAGCCCTCCTCGGCGGCACGGCGGGCGAAACGCGAGCCGGCGGGGCCGGCCCCGACCACGACGAAGTCGTACATTACCGGGTGCTACTGGGGCGGCGAGTAAATACCTCGTGGTCCCCGTCGCTTTGAGTCCCGAGCCCGTAGGATCGACGATGACCGATCGCGCCGCGGACCCCTCGACCGTCGATCGCCTCCGGACGGCGCTCTCCGACCTCGGCGAGCGGGCCCTCGAAGCGCTCCCCGGCGGGGAACGCAGCTATCCGACGCCGCCGCGCTCGATCGTCGACGGCGAGGACCGCGAGGTCGAGCTGCGCGCGTACGACGAGGGGGCGTTCGAACCGTTGGTGGCGATGTACGTCGACTTCGACCCCGAGCAGCGCGCCCAGGGGACACCGCCGGTCGGCGAGGGGAACGTCCGCGAGTGGCTCGCGGGCACCCTGCTGGAGGGGCCGTCGGTGGTCGCGTGGGCCGAGGGCGACGGGAGCGAGGAGCGCGCGGTCGGCCACGTCGCGTTCGTCCCCGACGACACCGGGAAACACGAGCTCGCGATCTTCGTCCATCCGGAGTACCAGCGCGCGGGGATCGGCGACGCACTCATGGAGACGGGCTTCGGCCACGCCCGCGAACGGGGCGTCACGCAGGTCTGGCTCACCGTCGAGCCCTGGAAGCGGGGGATCGGGAAGTTCTACAGCGACCACGGCTTCGACACGGTCAACGCCTACGGCCACGCCCACCGGATGTCACGGTACCTCTGATTGGGCGCTCGCGGGACTGGCCTCGCTTCGCTCGGCGGGACCACGACACATTCAGAGATCGTGATCGGTGAGGTACGCCTACATCATGGATCGCCCGTTGAATCCTCGATAGTGAGGATGCTATCATCTCACCGCGTAGATATGTATACTTGATAATTCATACCCGTGAATACAAACGTTTGTACCACCGGAAATAGCACCATTGTCCGGGAAACGATCACCGTCCAAATGATACTTCTACTTACTGGTATATAAATGCATGATATACTCTAATGAAAAAGATATAAATATAATCATATTAAAAATGGGATCGGAATGAGAGATAGACCAAATTCGGGCGGAAATATCGGATGTCGGACATTCGTACAGACGATGATATCGAACTAATTCCCTAATACTGATCTATGGTTCAGTCCACTTCCATTGTGACCGACCTACTCATCGGCATCGACCGGACGGTGACAGTTCGCATGACCTTGGGTGCGGTCGCGCTCTGTCCAGTACTCGTCGTACTCTGGGTACTCGTCACCGTCGGTATGGATGAGCCACGGAGCATGTACGATATAGGAGCAGGGCTCGTAGTCGTTCTCGTCGCGCTAGTGTCGGTCATGAACGGGTATCTCGGCGGCGGGCTGGTCGCAAGCGTTGCTCTCGGTATTTCGCCGCCGATCGCGTTCGGAATCACCGCCCGGATCGCTGACTGGCTCTACAATACGCAAGGCGACTCGCCGTTGTGGGCACTGGTCGTCGGATTCATCGTCATCGTAGGGACAATCGCCGTCGCTAGCTTTGCTGTCGGTGCGATAGCGCGCTGGCTGGTCAGCTGACTCCAATCTCAGTACATAACCCAACACGCAATGGCCGATTTCGAATCCATCACAGTTGACCTACTCGTCGGCTCCGACCGAACCATAACGATTCGCGTAATCTACGGCGCGATCGCGCTCTGCCCGCTAACCGTCATTTACTTGGCGCTCGCCAGTTTCGTCACGGACGCATCATGGGGAAATCGTGCCGCTGTTCCTCGTCGCCTTCGTTGCGCTAGCTTCGGCACTGAACGGATATCTGGGCGGCGGGCTGGCCGCTAGTGTTGCTCTCGACATCTCGCCGCCGATCGGTTTCGGAATCCTCGGCCTGATCGGGGAGTGGTTCTATAATACGCAGGGCGACTCCCCGCTGTGGGCACTAGTCGCCGTTTTCATCGTCTCCGTCGGAGCGGTTGCCGTCGCCGCGTTCGTGGTCGGGGCGGCGGCGCGGTGGGCAGTCGGATACGTCGGATAACTGAAGGTCGGGGCGAACGCCGATCAGTCGTCGCCGACCGCTTTCGGTGGTTTTCGCTGGGCCCGTGATCCCTCGATATCGACGGCTGGAAGCAGGTCTCGGAGGTAGCGATCCGTATACAAGGCGTCGGGCCCGCATCCGTGAGGGCTCACTCGGTCGCGAAGACGTTCTCGTCGAGATATAGACCATTGACCCAGCACTCGTACGCAAACCACGCGAAGAACAGCGCGGTCAGCGGCATGACGACGGTCGAGAGGGTGACCGGATCGTCGCTGCCGTCGATGATGGACGAGAGCTCGTTGACGACCCAGCCGAGCGTGAACACCCCCGTTCCGAGGGCGATCCCGTCGCTCCACGAGGTCGTCGTCACGCCGAGCGAGATCCGATCGCGGACGCTACCGACGAGCCACGAGAGAGCGGCGAAAACGTAACATGCGAGTACGATGGCCGATACCGGGTCCGTCGGCACCCCGTTGACGCCGACGAGAACGACGATACCGAGCGCGATCAGGATGCCACCGCCGGCTATCCCTTGTCGGAAGGCGTTAAATCGTGAAATCGTTGGGAGTCTCGAACACTACTCAGTCGTCGTCCATCGGTGCCGTTGCAGGTTCGGGACGCTCGTCCGAGCGTGGCCCCTCGATGTCGACCGCCGGCAGCAAGTCACGCAGGTAGCGGCCCGTGTGTGAGGCGTCGATCTCGGCGACCTCCTCGGGGGTGCCCTCGGCGACGACCTCGCCGCCGTTCTCGCCGCCCTCGGGACCCAGGTCGACGATGTGGTCGGCGTTCTTCACCAGGTCGAGCTCGTGTTCGACGACCACGACCGAGTTGCCGCCGTCGACCAGGCGCTGGAGGACGTCGATCAGCTTGCGCTCGTCCTCGCTATGGAGCCCCGTGGTCGGCTCGTCGAGCAGGTAGAGCGTGTCGCCGGTGTCGCGCTTCCCGAGCTCCTCGGCGAGCTTGATGCGCTGGGCCTCGCCGCCCGACAGCGTCGTCGAGGGCTGGCCAAGGCGCATGTAGTCGAGGCCGACGTCCGAGAGCAGCTGGAGGCGGCTCTTGAGCCGGGTGTCGTGCTCGAAGAAGTCGAGAGCCTCCTCGACGCTCATGTCGAGGACGTCCGCGATCGTCTCGCCCTTGTACTCGACGTCGAGCGTCGCGTCGTTGTACCGCGAGCCGCCGCAGGCCTCACAGGGCACGTAGACGTCCGAGAGGAAGTTCATCTCGATCTTCACGGTACCCTGCCCGCCACACTCCTCACAGCGCCCGCCCTTGACGTTGAACGAGAAGCGGCCCTTCTCGTAGCCGCGCTGTTTCGCGAGGCTGGTCTCGGCGAACAGCTCGCGGATGTAGTCGAAGACGCCGGTGTAGGTCGCGGGGTTCGAGCGCGGGGTCCGGCCGATCGGGCTCTGGTCGATCAGGCGGACCTTCTCGACGTTCTCGATCCCCTCGACCGCGTCGTGGTCGCCCGGGTCGACGGAGGTGTTGTCGTTCATCTCGCGGGCCAGCGCCTTGTAGAGGATCTCGAACATCAGGGTGGACTTGCCCGAGCCCGAGACGCCCGTGATCGCCGTGAACGCCCCGACGGGGATCTCGACGTCGAGGTCCTTCAGGTTGTGCTGGCGCGCGCCCCTGATCGTCAGCGTCTCCTCGAACCCGCGGCGTTCGTCGGGCACCGGGATCGCCTTCCGACCCGAGAGGTAGTCGCCGGTGATCGACCCCTCCGCGGCGCAGATCTCGTCGAAGTCGCCCTGGGCGACGACCTCGCCGCCGCGCTTGCCGGGGCCGGGGCCCATGTCGACGATGGTGTCGGCCCGGCGCATCGTCGCCTCGTCGTGTTCGACGACGATCAGGGTGTTGCCGAGGTCCCGAAGCCCCTCCAGCGTGTTCAGCAGGCGATCGTTGTCGCGCTGGTGGAGCCCGATGGACGGCTCGTCGAGCACGTAGAGCACGCCCACCAGCCCGCTCCCGACCTGGGTCGCGAGGCGGATGCGCTGGCTCTCCCCGCCGGACAGCGAGGAGGCCTCGCGGTCCAGCGTGAGGTACTCCAACCCCACTTCCTCCATGAAGCCGAGCCGGGCGCGGATCTCCTTGAGGATCTCCTCGGCGATGGTCAGCTCCCGTTCGGTGAGGTCGGCCTCCATCCCCTCGAAATGCGAGAGGGCGTCGCCGATGCTCATGCGGTTGACCTCGGTGATCGCGGTGTCGCCGACGAGCACGTGGCGCGACTGCTCCTTCAGTCGGGTGCCCTCGCAGGCCGGACACTCGGTGACGGCCATGTAGTCCTCGATGTGCTCGCGGGTCGAGTCCGAGTCCGTCTCGACGTGGCGCCGGTCGAGGTTCGGGATGACGCCCTCGAAGCGTTTTTGCTTCCGACGGGTGCCGTTCCGCGTCGAGCGCTCGAAGGTGACCTGCCGGTCGGTGCCGTGGAGGAACTGCCGTTGCTGGTCCTTCGAGAGCTCCTCGAAGGGGGTCGACGGGCTCACGCCGAAGTGCTCGGCGACCGCGTCGAGGCGCGTCCGGTAGTACGAGCGGTTGTAGCTCCAGGGCTCGAAGACGTGTTTGATCGGTTTCGACGGATCCCGAACCACGAGCTCCTCGTCGACCTCCTTGGTCTTGCCCAGCCCCTCACAGTCGGGACAGGCCCCGTAAGGGCTGTTAAAGGAGAACGAGCGCGTCTCGATCGCGGAGAAGCGGAAGTCGCTGTTGGGGTTCCCGAGCTCCTCGGAGAACTCGATGGTGACCCGGTCGTCGCCCTCGCCGGCCAGCGAGCCCGTCGAGCGGGTGTTCGACCCCAGCTCCATCCCCTCGGGCGGGTCGGGGACGATCAGCTTGAGGACGCCGTCTGTCTCCTCCAGCGCGGTCTCGACGCTGTCGGCGATCCGCGAGCGCGCGTCGGGCGCGATCTCGATGCGGTCGACGATCACGTCGATCGTGTGGTCGTAGTTCTTGTCGAGGTCGGGTTTCTCGAGGGTGAGGTCGTAGCTCTCGCCGTCGACCTCGACCCGCGAATACCCCTCCGAGACGAGCTCCTCGAAGAGGTCCTCGAAGGCGCCCTTCTGGTCGCGCGCGACCGGCGCGGCGATCATCGCCCGCGTGCCCTCCGGCAGCGAGAGGATCTGGTTCACCATGTCCTGGGCGCTCTGTTCGCCGACCTCCTCGCCCGTGACGGGGTCGTACTGGGTTCCGACCCGCGCGTACAGCAGGCGGAGGTAGTCGTGCAGTTCGGTGACGGTACCGACCGTCGAGCGGGGGTTGTTCGCCGCGTTCTTCTGGTCGATGCTGATCGCCGGCGAGAGACCCTCGACCGACTCGACCTGGGGCTTGTCCATCTGCCCGAGGAAGTTCCGGGCGTACGCGGAGAGTGACTCGATGTAGCGCCGTTGGCCCTCGGCGTAGATCGTCTCGAACGCCAGCGAGGACTTACCCGACCCCGACAGCCCGGTGACGACGGTGAACTCCTCGCGGGGGATCGACACGTCGAGGTCCTTGAGGTTGTGTTCCTCAGCCCCCTTGACCTCAATAAAGTCCCGACTCATTGGAAGACAGGTAGGCGCGCGAGGGGGGAATACCCATCGGTTTCAACGGCAAGCAGTGTGAGAGGTCCTCATACCGCGGGCTATACGAGCCCGGCGACGAACGCCAGCCCCATCAGTATCAACACGGTCGCCGTCACCGTCGAGAGATAGGGTACGTAGCGCTCGACGGTCTCCCGGTGGGTCTCGTAGCCCGCGATGAGCAGGAGGGTCGGCGCGAGGATCGCGCCGATCACCGCCAGCGAGTAGACGAGCATGAGCTCCAGGCAGTAGGCCGTCCCGGCACAGATGGCGATGATCTGGATCGGCTCCTCGTGGGCGAACCCGAGCACGAGCGCGACCAGCCCGATGTTCCAGAGGGTACGACCCTCGGTGTCCGCGAACCCGTGGTCCGCGTGCTCGTGGTCAGGGTGTTGGTCCGCGTCGTGCTCGACGCCGTCGTGGCCCGCGTCGTCGCCGTGGGCGTGGCCGCCGAAGTACTCGTAGAGCCCGAGCGCGATCAGGACGAGCCCGGCGACCGTCGTGAGCCAGCCCGAGTCGGCGAGGTCGGCGAACGAATCGAGCCAGAAGAACGCACCCACGAGCGCGATCGAGCTGAAGAGGTGGCCGATCCCGAGGATCAGCCCCGCGGCGACGCCGTAGAGCCAGCGGTTTCGCTGTTCGAGGGCGTAGGCGGCGGCGATGGGCCAGCCGTGATCCGGCAACACGCCGTGGAGGACCCCAGCCCGACGACGGCGGCGACGAGACCCGAGACCTCCTGCATGGTCGGTGGTCGGACCGGGACGGGTAAACGGGTTGTTATGTCCGAAACGGCCGAGCCGTAGTACGGCAACACGCTTCCTTCATCCCGGCGAAGACAGCGACATGCGAACGAGTCTGAACGTCCCGGAGGAGGTCCTCGAGGAGTTCGACCGGACGTGGCAAGCCGAGGGGCTCGGCTCCCGGTCGCGGGCGATCCGCGAGGCGATGGCCGAGTACGTCGAGTCCCACACGGAACTGGAGGGAATGGAGGGGACCGTCGCCGCCGCGGTCGTCTTCGACTACGAACACACCGCCGTGATCGAGGCGCTCCACGACGTCCAACACGAGTACCAGGACGTCATCGGCTCGACGAGCCACACCCACCAGGGCGACTGGTGTCTGGAAACGCTGTTCTGTCGGGGCGACGTCGCCGACGTTCGCGAGCTGGTCTACCGGCTGAAGGACTTCGACCACGTCCGCCGGGTCAACGTGATGCTGATCGAAGTGGACGAGGAGTGAAAGGGCTGATTCCAACGAAGTAGTGAATTATCGCTTGAATCAGTTCAACGGTGATAAGGATCACTAAAGATCAATTGATGTCAAAAATCCCTCAGATCGTCTTGACTGGGCCCGAAAACGCTCAGTAAAGGTGTGAACACTGCCAGTCACAGATGATGGCTGAAAAGTTGTGCAAGATAGAGCGCGCAAATGTAGTATGAGGTAATGGCCAGTCATTGAGGGGAGACGAGCACTCGGTACAGCGGAAGGATTATATAGAATAGTCTTATTGTCTGAAAGCAGAGGCTGAAGGATGACCGTTTCCACCCTCTTCTAAGTCGTCGCGTTCCCGCTTTGGGACCGCGAGAATCGTCTTTGTAACTATTAGAGCGGTGTGTCTGATTTCATCGCTCTCAGCGCCAAGCATCAGCAATACATGAGTCAACTACCGACACGATCAGATATCGACGACCAATACAAGTGGAACCTCTCAGTCATCTTCAAATCTGTCGAAGATTGGGAGAGCGAATTGACCGCAGTTCACAACCGACTGGAAGATCTGCGTGAATATGAGAGCCACATCGCAGAAGATGATGAAACGTTATTACGCGCTCTTCAGTTGTTCGAGGAGATACTCCGCCGCACGCAACGGCTTCGACTGTACGCCCAATTAAAGCGCAACGAGGACACCGAGAACAGTGCCCATCAAGAACGACTCCACAAGTCAAATCGGTTAGACCAGGATGTGACAAAAATTACCAACATGGTGCGGCGCGAAATACAGGCCGCAGGCCGCGAGACGATAATGCAAGCGGTTGAGAGGACAGAGAAGTTGGGTGTGTACAAGCATCTCCTTAGTGACTTTCTTCGGATGGGAAAGCACGCACGGTCCTCAGAAGTTGAAGACCTGCTGGCAGATTTTACCGAAGTCATCGAATCGCCAACACGTGTCTACTCATCGCTCACAAACAACGACATCAAGCCACAGTCTGTGGAAATGCCCGAAGGAGAACAGGTTGAGGTAACAGGAGTCAATCTCGGTAAACATCTCCGCCACCGAGACCGCGCGTTTCGTCGCCGTGCCTACCAGTCGGTGCATGAAGAACACGCCGATGTAAAACACACTATTGCGACAGCATACGCAGATAAAGTGAAAGCACAGGTGGCCCTCGCAGACGCTCGAAACTACGACTCAGTGCGGGAGATGGCGTTCAATAAACCAAGCTATCCCGAAACCGGACTGCACATTCACCTCCCTGGCGAGGTTCACGATGCCCTGACAGCCGCAATCCGTGACTCGCTTAACCCACTGCATCAATACTACGAGCGGCGAAAGGCCATCCTGGAACTCGACGAACTCAAAGCGTGGGACTTGGGTGTTCCACTTGCCGACGCGAACGAGCCGTCTGTGTCATATGAGGATGCGCGAGACCACATCCTCACCGCCGTCGAACCACTGGGGGAGTCGTACAAAAATCGGCTCGAAGAGTTCTTTGCGTCCCAACGTATCGATGTCTATGAGACGCAAAACAAGCAGAATATCCTCGCGTACGGGCCGTGGGCTTATGACACCGGGTCATACCTCCTGTTGAATTATCAGGACGACGTACGTTCGATGTCAATCCTCGCCCACGAACTTGGCCACGCGATGCATGCTGAGTACCTACGAGAGGACCAGTCGCCTGTGTATGCGACAGGGGCACGCCCTATCGAGGAAGTCCCGAGTTACGTCCACGAACTCTTGCTCGTATATCACCTGCTCAATGTGGACAACTATGCTCTCCGCCAGTATGCGCGTGACCGCTTGCTCGATGTGTGTCAGGGTATATACGGCTCAACGCTGCACTCGCTGTTCACGCATGAGACGTATCAGGTCGTCGAGGATGGGGAGGACCTCACGCTCGACCGCATCGAAGAAATATATGCCGACCTCCTGACCGAGTTCCGTGCTCCGATGGAGATCGATACGTGGGCGAAGCGAGGATGGCTCGTCGGCAGTCACGGACGACTCCCTTACCATTTCTACCAGTACGCTCTGGGAATAGCTGGCGCACTACGCACCGTAGAACAGCTTCTTAACGGTACCGTTACACCGGGCGAGTACCACGACTTCTTGCGAGCAGGGGGAACGATACGCTCTGTCGAGGCCTTCGAAACGCTTGGTCTCGACATCCGGTCCCGAGAACCGTTCGAACGTGCCTGCTCAACAGTGAAGGAACACGTTAGAGAACTGGACGCTACTGAGTAGTACCAGCAACCAGTTTTGTGATCCCTTCGTTTAATACCGATATGGACGAGTATTATCCGATGCGCGGTCCTAGATATCCAAACAAGTTACACCATACAATGTCCGAAAGATAGTATCTCAACAGGACTCCGTATTCCAATTTATTGGTATAACAAGATCAGACTTATTATCTTTGAGTGTATTGCTGAACGGTACACAAGTGTCTGGTACCGAAGGATCGGAGAATTCGAAGAATGAGGACCATATTAATTTTTCTGAGACTGTCTACATCGACGGTCCTGTCGAAGTCTTCTTTCAGGGTCCATTGCCATACTTTACCGAGCCGCAGATCGAGCATATTGCTCCGCTGTTGAAATTCTCTGGCGATATTCCGGACGACCGGGCCGAGTGGCATCACAACTACACACCTATCGAATCATGGATGTTGGCGCACATCTACCGCGAGATTAACGGGTGGTCAATTAAACGAACTGCGGATCGGTTCGCTGGAGAGCGCGATCTCCCGCAGATGCTCGGTTTCTTCGACGAAGGACCAGTCAAGGGCGATCCCGGTGACCCGCCAAGCTACACGCAGTTGCGGGACATGTGGGAAGAGAACTTCACCGCGCGCCACCGTGGAGCGGTGAAGGTTGTTGCCGAGCGACTGGTCGAGTACTGCCGGAACAACGGAATTTCCCGCGCCTGAAGACGTATTCAGGCTGGATAAAGATGTAGAAGTCGAAGATCCACACGAAGATCACCCGACCGTTCGGGAGCTGACGATCAACAAGACGGCGGACGTGTGGGAGCACATCCGACCGCTCGTTCTCAAACACTGGTATCTGAAACGCCATCACAACTGGCAGATCCCCGAGCACCAGTTCTTCGACGCGCACGCCGCTCTCGGCGCGGATAGCGACGATGTCTATCCCGAGTCCGCCCTCGGGAACTACTAAGCGAAAGGCGTCATCGAGGACGCGCACCACCCTTCGACCCACCGCCGCGAACTATCGAAGCTAACCGTCGAAGAAATCCGAGAGCTGCACCGAGCGGTAGTGAGAGACCTGATAGCAGAGGCACGGCGTGAGGGTGAACTCGTGGGGAAGATGACGCTCGCTATCGACGAGACGAAGGGCCACCCGTGGACGGGCGAGATCGAGCGCGACGAGGACGGTAACAACATCGATCCGTGGCGTCTCGGCTACGCGAACGACAACGACACGCGGACACAGTATTACTACAAGTGGGCGGCAATTCAGGTCGTTGGCTTCGACATCCCCATCGTCCTCGATGCACTCCCCGTCAAGCGCAGAATGACGAAAGGCGAGATCGTGGACGATCTCCTCTCGTCCGCCACCGAGCTGCTCGATGAGGTTGAACTCGTCCTGATGGATGGTGGCTTCGATTCCGAGGCCTCGAAGAACAACGTTGAGAAGAACGGGGCGCTGTACGTCAATCGGAAGAGCCGAGACAAGGACGATAAGCGCCGAATGCGAGAGATGTGGGTGGAATCAAAAAGGGGATTATATATCGCCGTATGGGGTTCATTCGAGGTCGGCGAGCCGTTCGAACGAACCGTCGCGAACGGCGGCCACGAGTTCGTTCTCGTCGATCTCGGGAACCTGGCCGGGGTATTTGCGCTCGAAGTAGCCGAAGAGGTTCCGGACGTCACGCGCGAGGAACTCCTCGGCGTTCTCGTGGTCGGCGGGGACGGCCTGTGGCCAGTCGAAGACCGTGATCCCGTCCTCGGCGACGAAGACGTTGTACTGGCTCATGTCGGCGTGGACGTAGCCCATCTCGTAGGCCGTCGTCAGCTCCCGGAGGATCATGTCGAGGATCGGGCGGACCTGTTCGGTCTCGAGTTTCGTCCGCGAGAGCTCGACCCCGTCGATCCGCTCCATGATCAGCGCGTGGCGGTTCTGATCCTCCGGACGCGGGACCGAGACGTCGGGATAGAGCGCCTCGAGGGCATCGTACTCGCGTTCGGCGGCCTTTCGTGCGGTGTAGAACCACGAGAGGTGCTCCTTCTCGGAGGTGTAATCGCGCTCGCGGCGGACCTCCCGGAAGTTCGTATAGCCCTCCCGGTGGAACTTCAGGGCCATCGGCCGGTAGGACTGGACCTCGAAGACGTCGCTCTCCTTGCCGACCCCGAGGGGGACGCCGAACCCCTCGATGGTGTCGCGCTCCGCGAACGTCCGCAGCGCGAGCGCGTCGTAGCCGTCCATCCGCAGGCGGATCCCCTCGTACTGGATCGTCTTTCGTTCGACCAGCCCCCGATCGAGACAGCGCTCCAGTCGGAAATCGACCTCCTCGGGGGTGAGCCGGGAGAACTGCGGGAGCTTCCCGCGGTTCACCCACTCGCTGAAACGCATGCCGTGTTCGACGCCCGAGAGCAGGTGGAAGTCCTCGGGGTCGAGCTCCTGCATGACGCTCGCGACGTTCCGTGCCATTGCCCGTGATAGGGCGGACGGCGGTAAAAGCCCCGCGAGGCGGCATATAAATCTCATGTGGCGATAGGAAATGGCCAGCCCGGTCGACGATCCCGACCAGGAACTGAAGCCACCGGGCGGCGAAGTGGGGGTGTGAGCGACGAACACCCGGTCTTCGCGGCGCTGTACGACCCGCTGACGAGAATCGCCGAACACCGGCTTCGCCCCCATCGCGAGTGGCTCGTCGAGGACATATCGGGGCGCGTGCTCGATCTGGGGTGTGGGACCGGCGCGATGTTCCCCTACCTCTGTCGGGGGGGGATCGACCTCCACGCGCTCGATCCCGATCCCCACATGCTGGCGCGGGCCGAGGAGCGCGCCGCGGCGCTCGACTGTCCAATAGAGCTCCACGAGGGGTATGCGGAAACGCTACCGTATCCCGACGACCACTTCGACGGGGTGGTCGTCTCGCTGGTGCTCTGTAGCGTCGACAGTGTCGAGGAGAGCGTCGCCGAGATCGCACGGGTCCTCGCGCCGGGCGGGGAGTGTCGCTTCCTCGAGCACGTCCGCGCGGAGGGATGGCGAGCCGAGTTTCAGGAGCGGCTGACCCCCTGCTGGCGCCATCTCGCGGGGGGCTGTCGGCTGGACCGCGAGACGCCGCGTGCGTTCGTCGCGGAGCCGAGGCTGGGGGTCGAGCGGCTCCAGCGGGTCCCGGTCGGCGTGACCCCCGTTTCTCCGATCCTTCGGGGGCGAGCCGTTCGGGAGTAACCGGAACGTCCTTCTACCGTCGTCCTCTCCGTACATGAAACGATCCCTCCCATGACGACGGATGAAACGGCAGCAGTCGACGCGTTGGAGAGCCTCGGTCTCTCGAACTACGAGGCCAAAGTATTCATCGCCCTACAGACCCTAGGGACGGGGACCGCGCGCGACGTCTACCGCGTCTCCGAGATACCACGATCGCAGGTGTACGGCGCCGCCGAGAACCTCGCCGAGCGCGGACTGATCGAGGTCCAGCACTCGACGCCGATGCAGTACCGGCCCGTGAGC contains:
- a CDS encoding geranylgeranyl reductase family protein encodes the protein MYDFVVVGAGPAGSRFARRAAEEGYDVLALEGGTVGEPLACSGHVSTDLWEYTDESAREELLQNEITGARFHLDGPGSEEYPFYTDEPISNVIDRVGLDKHLAELARDAGADLRENHTVTEVSEDDEHVLVSASTPEGSAQFRARMVAGCDGPVSRTRRDLGIDEPDELLHGVLGFTDEPDHGDRVDVHLTVPRFFAWRIPRGEAGVEYGLGAPPGREVRGLFEEFTEGYGAEAGNVCSGMIPIGPPARVTSDRGFLIGDAAAQTKPFTGGGILYGMTAADHAAERIDPEDPTSLKAYEKAWRDDLAREIGMGGWIRRAYSLPEPVQKAGLGALSGEIGVHMDRPSSLFSRAQLKALFSRS
- a CDS encoding GNAT family N-acetyltransferase; the protein is MTDRAADPSTVDRLRTALSDLGERALEALPGGERSYPTPPRSIVDGEDREVELRAYDEGAFEPLVAMYVDFDPEQRAQGTPPVGEGNVREWLAGTLLEGPSVVAWAEGDGSEERAVGHVAFVPDDTGKHELAIFVHPEYQRAGIGDALMETGFGHARERGVTQVWLTVEPWKRGIGKFYSDHGFDTVNAYGHAHRMSRYL
- the uvrA gene encoding excinuclease ABC subunit UvrA, with the protein product MSRDFIEVKGAEEHNLKDLDVSIPREEFTVVTGLSGSGKSSLAFETIYAEGQRRYIESLSAYARNFLGQMDKPQVESVEGLSPAISIDQKNAANNPRSTVGTVTELHDYLRLLYARVGTQYDPVTGEEVGEQSAQDMVNQILSLPEGTRAMIAAPVARDQKGAFEDLFEELVSEGYSRVEVDGESYDLTLEKPDLDKNYDHTIDVIVDRIEIAPDARSRIADSVETALEETDGVLKLIVPDPPEGMELGSNTRSTGSLAGEGDDRVTIEFSEELGNPNSDFRFSAIETRSFSFNSPYGACPDCEGLGKTKEVDEELVVRDPSKPIKHVFEPWSYNRSYYRTRLDAVAEHFGVSPSTPFEELSKDQQRQFLHGTDRQVTFERSTRNGTRRKQKRFEGVIPNLDRRHVETDSDSTREHIEDYMAVTECPACEGTRLKEQSRHVLVGDTAITEVNRMSIGDALSHFEGMEADLTERELTIAEEILKEIRARLGFMEEVGLEYLTLDREASSLSGGESQRIRLATQVGSGLVGVLYVLDEPSIGLHQRDNDRLLNTLEGLRDLGNTLIVVEHDEATMRRADTIVDMGPGPGKRGGEVVAQGDFDEICAAEGSITGDYLSGRKAIPVPDERRGFEETLTIRGARQHNLKDLDVEIPVGAFTAITGVSGSGKSTLMFEILYKALAREMNDNTSVDPGDHDAVEGIENVEKVRLIDQSPIGRTPRSNPATYTGVFDYIRELFAETSLAKQRGYEKGRFSFNVKGGRCEECGGQGTVKIEMNFLSDVYVPCEACGGSRYNDATLDVEYKGETIADVLDMSVEEALDFFEHDTRLKSRLQLLSDVGLDYMRLGQPSTTLSGGEAQRIKLAEELGKRDTGDTLYLLDEPTTGLHSEDERKLIDVLQRLVDGGNSVVVVEHELDLVKNADHIVDLGPEGGENGGEVVAEGTPEEVAEIDASHTGRYLRDLLPAVDIEGPRSDERPEPATAPMDDD
- a CDS encoding ABC transporter permease, producing the protein MLPDHGWPIAAAYALEQRNRWLYGVAAGLILGIGHLFSSIALVGAFFWLDSFADLADSGWLTTVAGLVLIALGLYEYFGGHAHGDDAGHDGVEHDADQHPDHEHADHGFADTEGRTLWNIGLVALVLGFAHEEPIQIIAICAGTAYCLELMLVYSLAVIGAILAPTLLLIAGYETHRETVERYVPYLSTVTATVLILMGLAFVAGLV
- a CDS encoding CopG family ribbon-helix-helix protein, which codes for MRTSLNVPEEVLEEFDRTWQAEGLGSRSRAIREAMAEYVESHTELEGMEGTVAAAVVFDYEHTAVIEALHDVQHEYQDVIGSTSHTHQGDWCLETLFCRGDVADVRELVYRLKDFDHVRRVNVMLIEVDEE
- a CDS encoding M3 family oligoendopeptidase, with amino-acid sequence MSQLPTRSDIDDQYKWNLSVIFKSVEDWESELTAVHNRLEDLREYESHIAEDDETLLRALQLFEEILRRTQRLRLYAQLKRNEDTENSAHQERLHKSNRLDQDVTKITNMVRREIQAAGRETIMQAVERTEKLGVYKHLLSDFLRMGKHARSSEVEDLLADFTEVIESPTRVYSSLTNNDIKPQSVEMPEGEQVEVTGVNLGKHLRHRDRAFRRRAYQSVHEEHADVKHTIATAYADKVKAQVALADARNYDSVREMAFNKPSYPETGLHIHLPGEVHDALTAAIRDSLNPLHQYYERRKAILELDELKAWDLGVPLADANEPSVSYEDARDHILTAVEPLGESYKNRLEEFFASQRIDVYETQNKQNILAYGPWAYDTGSYLLLNYQDDVRSMSILAHELGHAMHAEYLREDQSPVYATGARPIEEVPSYVHELLLVYHLLNVDNYALRQYARDRLLDVCQGIYGSTLHSLFTHETYQVVEDGEDLTLDRIEEIYADLLTEFRAPMEIDTWAKRGWLVGSHGRLPYHFYQYALGIAGALRTVEQLLNGTVTPGEYHDFLRAGGTIRSVEAFETLGLDIRSREPFERACSTVKEHVRELDATE